Proteins co-encoded in one Equus przewalskii isolate Varuska chromosome 27, EquPr2, whole genome shotgun sequence genomic window:
- the OLIG1 gene encoding oligodendrocyte transcription factor 1, giving the protein MYYAVSQARVNAAPTTMLRPQRPGDVQLGASLYELVGYRQPPSASSTASSSTTAPLLPKAAREKPEAHAEPPGTGPGPGAHAGGGSRADAKEEQQQQLRRKINSRERKRMQDLNLAMDALREVILPYSAAHCQGAPGRKLSKIATLLLARNYILLLGSSLQELRRALGEGAGPAAPRLLLAGLPLLAAAPGSVLLAPGAMGPPDALRPAKYLSLALDEPPCGQFALPGGGAGGPGLCTCAVCKFPHLVPAGLGLAAVQAQFSK; this is encoded by the coding sequence ATGTACTATGCGGTTTCCCAGGCGCGCGTGAACGCGGCCCCCACGACCATGCTGCGGCCACAGCGGCCGGGGGACGTGCAGCTCGGGGCCTCCCTGTACGAGCTGGTGGGCTACCGGCAGCCACCCTCCGCCTcctccactgcctcctcctccacgACGGCCCCCCTGCTCCCCAAGGCGGCGCGCGAGAAGCCGGAGGCGCACGCCGAGCCGCCCGGCACGGGACCCGGGCCCGGTGCTCACGCGGGCGGCGGCTCCCGGGCGGACGCCAAAGAGGAGCAGCAACAGCAGCTGCGGCGCAAAATCAACAGCCGTGAGCGGAAGCGCATGCAGGACCTGAACCTGGCCATGGACGCGCTGCGGGAGGTCATCCTGCCCTACTCGGCCGCGCACTGCCAGGGCGCTCCCGGCCGCAAGCTCTCCAAGATCGCCACGCTCCTGCTCGCCCGCAACTACATCCTGCTGCTGGGCAGCTCGCTGCAGGAGCTGCGCCGCGCGCTCGGCGAGGGCGCGGGACCCGCTGCTCCGCGCCTGCTGCTGGCCGGCCTGCCCCTGCTCGCCGCCGCGCCCGGCTCTGTGCTGCTGGCGCCCGGCGCCATGGGGCCCCCAGACGCGCTGCGCCCCGCCAAGTACCTGTCGCTGGCGCTCGATGAGCCGCCGTGCGGCCAGTTCGCGCTCcccggcggcggcgcgggcggcccCGGCCTCTGCACCTGCGCCGTCTGCAAGTTCCCGCACCTGGTGCCGGCCGGCCTAGGCCTGGCCGCCGTGCAGGCGCAGTTCTCCAAGTGA